From a region of the Lactuca sativa cultivar Salinas chromosome 4, Lsat_Salinas_v11, whole genome shotgun sequence genome:
- the LOC111889035 gene encoding flavin-containing monooxygenase FMO GS-OX-like 9 encodes MVSARNPPRYVCVIGAGPSGLVAARELRKEGHTVVVVEQNHDVGGQWLYEPKVEGEDPLGKGKALNVHSSMYESLRLTSPREIMGFTDFPFLIKKGRDTRRFPGHKELLLYLKDFCEWFGLREMIRFNTRVEYVGMLDYGEFGKDLRWVVETRAKDSDKVVSEVFDAVVVATGHYSQPRLPSIKGMSAWRRKQMHSHLYRVPEPFRDQVVVVVGNSLSGQDISMELVNVAKEIHLSSKSLHVSEGLSKVISKHDNLHLHPIIECLHEDGRVEFVDGSWVIADTIIYCTGYSYSFPFLDTKGAVAVDDDRVGPLYEHTFPPNLAPSLSFIGIPRKIIGFPFFESQAKWIAQLLSGKRTLPSKDEMMKSIQEFYKAREAASIPKHNTHDIAEFEYCDKYADFVGFPHLEEWRKELCISALVNSDVNLETYRDCYDDEDLLQVAKKSPHFTQLEPEAFCSL; translated from the exons ATGGTTTCAGCAAGGAATCCACCGAGGTATGTGTGTGTTATAGGTGCTGGACCATCGGGGTTGGTGGCTGCAAGGGAGCTCCGGAAAGAAGGTCACACAGTCGTGGTGGTGGAACAAAATCATGATGTTGGAGGGCAATGGCTGTATGAACCTAAAGTTGAGGGTGAGGATCCTTTAGGAAAGGGTAAGGCTTTAAACGTTCATAGCAGCATGTATGAGTCTTTAAGGCTCACCTCGCCTAGGGAGATAATGGGGTTCACAGATTTCCCTTTCTTGATCAAGAAAGGTAGGGATACAAGGAGATTTCCAGGCCACAAGGAGCTTCTCTTGTACCTAAAGGATTTCTGTGAATGGTTTGGTTTGAGGGAGATGATTAGGTTCAATACTAGAGTCGAGTATGTTGGGATGTTGGATTATGGTGAGTTTGGAAAAGATTTGAGATGGGTTGTTGAGACTAGAGCTAAAGATTCTGATAAAGTCGTATCAGAGGTGTTTGATGCTGTCGTTGTGGCCACCGGACACTATTCCCAACCTCGGTTGCCTTCTATCAAAG GAATGAGTGCATGGAGAAGAAAGCAAATGCATAGCCACCTTTACAGGGTCCCAGAGCCATTTCGCGATCAG GTGGTAGTGGtagtggggaactcactaagtggaCAGGATATATCAATGGAGCTTGTGAATGTAGCCAAGGAGATCCATCTTAGTTCCAAGTCGCTTCATGTTTCAGAGGGTCTATCGAAAGTGATCTCCAAACATGATAATCTGCATCTTCATCCGATT ATAGAATGTCTACACGAAGATGGAAGGGTTGAGTTTGTTGATGGATCATGGGTTATTGCAGACACAATCATATACTGCACAGG GTATTCATATTCATTCCCGTTTCTTGACACCAAAGGAGCAGTAGCTGTTGATGATGACAGAGTGGGACCCTTATATGAACATACCTTCCCCCCAAACCTTGCCCCATCTCTCTCCTTTATAGGCATTCCTAGAAAG ATCATAGGGTTCCCTTTCTTTGAATCGCAAGCAAAATGGATAGCTCAGTTGCTGTCTGGAAAGAGAACTTTGCCATCAAAAGATGAAATGATGAAGTCCATACAAGAGTTCTATAAGGCTAGGGAAGCTGCTAGTATTCCAAAGCATAATACTCATGATATAGCCGAATTCGAG TATTGTGATAAGTATGCTGACTTTGTTGGATTCCCACACTTGGAAGAATGGAGGAAAGAACTTTGCATTTCAGCTCTGGTCAACTCAGATGTGAACTTGGAGACTTACAGGGATTGCTATGATGATGAAGATCTGCTTCAAGTTGCTAAAAAAAGTCCTCATTTTACTCAACTTGAACCTGAAGCTTTTTGTTCCCTGTAA